The genomic region TCATCATACTTTCTTTAAAGACTTATAACTGGACGATGGACACCAAAAGCACTCTCCTTTCATCGTTTTTTTGGGGCTACGTCGTTCCCCAAATCGGAGCTGGACAATTAGCTGAAAAATTCGGGGCGAAATGGATTTTAACGATCGCGATGACCATCTCATCAATTTTTACCTTTCTAATTCCAACATTCGCTAATTTTAGTACTTGGGGTGTTATGGTTTGCAGAATTTCCCAAGGATTTACTCAAGGATTCTTTTTCCCTTGCGTTCATAACATGTTAAGTAAATGGATTCCTTTGAGGGAAAGATCCAGAATGGGAACGTTTGTTTATGCAGGTAAATcacttttttcttcaattaatacattttaatacccataaaatttaataatttacatttaaattacaatttaataaatttgtaaatgtcaatgtcattatTCAATAgtacaatataaaaataatagatGGCAggataaatgaataaaattttccgttaaatattaataacaaaaacattaataaaaaggcatattaaaataatacttttaataattaattaaataattaatgcaaattttttaataaaaaataattcaaaaattaagtgaATAGTTCCTCTTTTCGATAATAGATGGCGTAAACACATAAacatttgaaattataaacaaacaatacataacctataaaatctcaaaaatttaatttaatctaattttattattttaggtgGTCCTTTAGGAACGGTAATTTCGATGCCTTTAACTGGTTGGATATCTGCGAGTACAATAGGTTGGCCCGGAGCATTCTATTTATATGGTTGTTTTGGATTAATATGGGTGTTAATGTGGATTTGGAGAGCGGGGAATAATCCCGAAGAGTACAAAACGATCACAGacgaagaaaaattatatatccTAAAAGGTTCGGGGCAACAAAACCAAACGAAAGCGATAACAccatggaaaaaaattgtaacctCACTTCCAATAATTGCAATTTTGGTTGCAAATTCGGGGCAAATGTGGAGTTATTGGACCTTAATGACAGAAATTCCAACTTATATGAAAGGAGTTTTACAATTTGATATCGAAAAGAATGGGTTGTTATCAGCAGCTCCATATTTTGCGTTGTGGGTTTTGAGTTTTCCGTTTGGTTACATCACCGATTTTAgtataaacaagaaaatattttctgttgGGGTTGTAAGGAAAATAATAACTACAGTTGGGATGATTGGACCTGCTATATCACTTTTTATCCTGGgcatattaaaaaatccatCCCCCGCAGTCGCTGTAACC from Onthophagus taurus isolate NC chromosome 5, IU_Otau_3.0, whole genome shotgun sequence harbors:
- the LOC111426270 gene encoding putative inorganic phosphate cotransporter; the encoded protein is MVVNTEVLTKSSQKFVLKSWFGVRHKQLLLLFFLLVIGYGMRINLSIGIVAMTDPTINPNFPTYNWTMDTKSTLLSSFFWGYVVPQIGAGQLAEKFGAKWILTIAMTISSIFTFLIPTFANFSTWGVMVCRISQGFTQGFFFPCVHNMLSKWIPLRERSRMGTFVYAGGPLGTVISMPLTGWISASTIGWPGAFYLYGCFGLIWVLMWIWRAGNNPEEYKTITDEEKLYILKGSGQQNQTKAITPWKKIVTSLPIIAILVANSGQMWSYWTLMTEIPTYMKGVLQFDIEKNGLLSAAPYFALWVLSFPFGYITDFSINKKIFSVGVVRKIITTVGMIGPAISLFILGILKNPSPAVAVTLLIAAVGLNSAIFCGFQVNHMDIAPTYAGTTMGFTNGFGNIFAIVAPLVVELIVKDESDESQWNTVFFIAGGIYVVVNIFYVIFGSGKRQNWDCQNNQSGISKNVES